acacacacacacacacacacacacacacacacacacacacacacacacacacaggccgtaGTGAAGGCCGCCGCCGGTGGGaaacacacgattagtgaggtccgtggaaattcgtcaatttctcgggacattgaaggagtatagatgatagatcatagtatttggcctttcTCAGTGTGTAGCTAGAAggatgcaacatagcatagtcatatcgtaaGCGATACAGTGAAGAaatcaaagtggagctagtggcatcaccggtgcaaaTACAGTGTGGAGAACTGCGtggagtgacctgacctgacggccagtgtGGGACGACACACCAtggaactgcctgattgtgtttgttgggtggtgactggtaAGTTCCCCTCTCTAATGTCTTCAACAAGTGTGCAAGGGCTATATATTATCATACAGTAGTCACATATAATGCATTTCATTCGATAATAGAATAGTAATCTTGATAAATTGATAGAGAATAAGGCAGTAATCTCACTGTGAGCTCAAGTTGGAACCTGAATTGTACTGTGTGTATAGGGATTAACATGGGATTAATAAGTCAGGGTATCACCACCCCCCTTTTCCCCCTACACGTCAAATTGGACACCATAGATAGTGACATacactctccttcctcctcccatatctctctctctctctctctctctctctctctctctctctctctctctctctctctctctctctctctctctctctcctgcttaaCCCTACAAAACATATCAGGGAAAAGAACAAGATGGCAAGAGGATGCACCAGGGACACAGGAaatagtcaaagtgaccaaacgaaggatatgttagcccaagttttggaggaattcaggaggaagatgcatgaaatgaggattacaactaacaacctgcaaagtgagctggcatcagaaaaggaggagatcaaatcccttacagagaaaaataaagaggctgagcaacagattatcatccaaagggaaggtgggtatgttgcattggaaggaaatgcctctgaacctgaaacatttgcagacatactacgaaagagctcagaagcaatggacacagtgagggaggtagccatgcaagcagctacttcacaggaagcagcaaggtgcaccagtcagctgctggaaagaaaaagatcagtgctagttgtaggcatcaaagaacaggaaggatccaataggcagtaatggaatagcaaggacagagaggcagtacatgggatactgaaggggttacagatggaaggggctgaacaaaacatcgaGAAGGTTTTcaagttgggctggtacaacaaggacagaaacagaCTGGTAAAGGTGGTATTTACAAACCAGACCACGAAGGAGGTTATTTtggaaaggaagagtcatctgcagtatgtggaggaatacaaaagagtattcctgcagagggacaggacgaaggaggggaGAGCCAGgggagcagaggcaaggaggaagcgcagggagagaggaggaaaccagccccccaacacaacagtcccagaaacAAGAGGGGAAcctacaaccagcatcccagcagcaCCAGAggagagggcaacaccaccaccccctctgcatagaaacccccccttcccctcacccgaccagcccccactcaaatgctaacccacccctccctccccccccacctaatTCCgatcctgtcaccccttccccattccctccatgtcccccctcaggcctgtcccccctcccacttcaccccattccctccctatccctcctcccccctcacccagtatCCTCCATGTTCCCCCAAtctccttaccccataccctacttgccccccccctttcccttgaACTCCCACTCCCCACCCCAAAACCCTCTGAGACCTTGCAAACCACCTAACAGgtcttcacacccagggaacagctttctccaccagcagaacgctcaccaagaagggaacaAGGAAataaacagaagaaagtgagcttcaaggcaatgtacactaacattgatgggattacaaataaaacaagtgaactcagagaatgggcactggaagaaaacccagacataataacactcacagaaacaaaactaacaaaaaccataacaaatgcagtatttctacaggactactatgtagcgaggaaagagagagaagggagagaaggaggtggTGTATCTTTGGTATTAAGAAAAGGTTACATTTTTGAAGAAGTGGTAAATcagagctgtgaaggtttcagttactacatatcaggcaccataacaactggaggacagaaaatcatagtagtagtcatatataaccccccaccaaacgacagaagactaagacaggaatatgatagaaacagcaTGGCAataatcaatataatagagagagcagcttctgtggctagcaggaacggatccagactactaattatgggagatttcaaccacgggaagatagattgggagaacagagacccacatggaggaccagacacatggagagctaagctgctggacgtggcaacaagaaactttctaagtcaacacgtcaagggacagacaagaatgagaggagaggttgAACCaactttgcttgatctgatatttaccctaaatgagtcggatataagggaagttaagttggaagccccctttggaatgagtgatcatagtgtattgagctttgagtacctatttgagctaggaattatctccccccaaagagAACTGAGAAACAAATGGCTGGCTGGCCCAAAGGGAAACTAAGAAGAGGTGAATAAATTCCTAaacgatataccatgggacacagaactcagaactatgttcgtacaagacatgatggactatgtcacccaaaagtgtcaggagacggtaaacaggtttatccaggcccgacaggaaaaaaaccaagaagcaaaagaagaatccgtggtataatagggaatgtatgaaaggaaAGGAGCTGagcaaagggcagcttcccatccttctccatctcgtaagtgaaacaacacagaattctgctcgaatgcctccttcagctccggcAGACGCCTGACAtcgggtacctgtgtaaaaatgtcataaaCATATCTGCAGTATATTGCATGCTTCAAGTTCATGCCAACTAAGATCAtttatcgggatgatagcggacagagtgtatcgagattcggcctgtactcctcttggcataccagaaaacattctaaggaaactactacaagcttgtactaaagaggcacccttcttgagccctgatgggcacatgtataagcaagtagatggggtcgccatgggttctcccctaggtgtcctgtttgcaaacatctacatgggtaccatcgaacaaaaggcctTAGTTGGCATGAACTTGAAGCCTGCCATATACTCCAGATATGTTGACAGCATTTTTactcaggtacctgatgtcagacgtctgcgggAGATCAAGGAGGCATTCgaacagaattctgtgttgagtttcacttacgagatggagaaggataggaagctgccctttctagatgtaacagtcacggaaaggagtggaggtttccacgctgcagtctacactaaggaaacaaacataggaatctgCTTCAAtgctaacagtgactgcccagacaggtagaggagaagtgttgtcaacgcttacgtcaaccgtgctctcagccacagctcaggatggaagtaaGTAGATGAATAACTCTGTAGGGGAAGGCAGGTCCTagccaacaacggcttctccaatggtttcgttgaagacatcataaagagGAAGATGAAatgtcatgcaacctctgaagagtcaactaacacagcgcctgtaccccctattacactattttacaggaacttctattccacagctcataaagtggaagaaagggtcctgaaagaaattgttaatagaaacgttatccctacagacaaaaatcagaagatacaattgacgatttacaattaaaccaagaaaacggccagcctactcatgagaaactctccagacacaaagcagaacgctttaaaagagaccaatgtcgtctatgccttcaaatgcccacttggggactgtaagcctcaaagaactcagtatatagaactcagtgggggcctcgtagcctggtggatagtgcgcaggactcgtaattctgtggcgcgggttcgattcccgcacaaggcagaaacaaatgggcaaagtttctttcaccctgaatgcccctgttacctagcagtaaataggttcctgggagttagtcagctgtcacgggctgcttcctggaggcggaggcctggttgaggaccgggccgcggggacactattgccccgaaatcatctcaagataacctcaagatataggcaagacaacaacatctctttccaggcgattaacgatgcataagcaacagggctccattaaggaacatataatctcttcccacaaccaggccatcaccagagaagtcttaacaaacaacacagaaatcgtcgatagatacagtgatagcaggcggcttgatatctgcgaggcactacacatgaagaagtcaacaccagcaaaaaaatgcacaactatattctacccatttcaagactctgtacaatatagaagcatcaagaaatatgggccaatgggcctttgcagttacttcctttcttccctttaacttacccaataatatacccattgtttcgtgttctgtcttgtgttgaaagattGTTTTCACCTCTTCCAAAACTGTTgttacatatcacctcacccaaatgcaggtataaaatgagagttgtttaaactctgtttagtgtttgcaggttatagttgtgtgtatgtaaactaaagtctttgaaaatgtaataagttattacgaaacgcgttcaagtgtagcgtcagactagatataaaaatgaattttggagaattgatttttcaattaccatcgacagtgaaaaaaaacataagaaatattgagaaaattcgtgttagaattattaatcttactttttcggtcatatttaataaaatatatatatataatatatatatatatatatatatatatatatatatatatatatatatatatatatatatatatatatatatatatatatatttatatatatatatatatatatatatatatatatatatatatatatgtatatatatatatttacatatatatatatatatatatatatatatatatatatatatatatatatatatatatatatatatatatatatatatatatatatatacattgtcacgtgggggtgggtggtccggggctctgctaacactcggctgctaggggctcaaaaggcccaaatactcagcccctccgactcccgggattcaccggagcctccctggtcacacaggagaggaccaacaatgcccacctccgcaggtctttgcttccaccacaaaaggggtgccactgattcaccctggaagcccttcagtcgaacacggggaaactgctgttaacagttccggcctagacccgtgggggagtgaaggaagactcaggcttaccttataaccataacctccctgagtcttgcctgccagacaaaaaaggttgcaggaactcctttcccgcctgtcttctctatcttcttagcaaggtcgccagctgggttattatatctgcaccccagcaatgcagttcagtgggtgtattatatattgtttgtagccagaagattgctactcccatagatctgctactagactgttggcccagggtactctcccaggaaggtctgtgtggctttacctctctctagccactacgttaatagttaccaccattcaggcaccgatactgatcggatggctaagggtacactcttatgtaagtctgtgctgtctttaccaccctccaggcaataagaacttctatagagaacgttgtgtcccctaggtggtactataataaccttcgtgtatgctcatagagaattatcataaatggaggcacacttaaacacagtgataaaatgtgtgaatttactgatgcaaattacatgaacacacacacaattgcaagtaatacatgaatatggaaatatggataatgaatctggagatcgtcagcctcttcttccacgacctccaacactccttcaactgggcagaaagacaggcgtctcacactctcacaggagggcctcttcaccacgtcggcgcctcttcttcactgtcctgccatccatacacactgtcctctctgacagtcctggacacaagctgccttgcagcctattctactattaaagtaataaagtcctgctgccacatacacaagtaaatattgtggcctaacaagcctactcatacaaggggtaatgggagagaaaatgatctaccttacattcctggctcacgacgcatgtccctcgatggtgtgaggttcccacgcttccttgggtcgatccttgacgatccaggacgttccacaggtcctcaggtgtcgtggagccttcgcgtcgtcgccgttccaatccctgagattcagctgccccaatcctggttcatcgatgggcgctgagctaatcactatttttcccacactcgccccttccacaaggcgttgctccttgtcctaggcacggtgtcgtccttccaagattctcagtggatgtgaccgggtcacagctaggcctgcccgcagcaccttccagacctcacgtccagcggcgccgccccagcgtcgtcgccgactattttccaagtttggcacttctctgctcaatgaacttggttccttatttgcttcccagaagcgcagggtctccaataactgatggtgggctgcgatggctagtcaatccactgaataaggcttgtagagcctctaatctttGAGAGcaaaccgaggcgcgtcctgtcgcttccaaggtcagatcaactctgacgttggcgctgcccggggcactcggtgacgtcatggcgggccctgattggtcgcccgcgacctaagtcgaccaatccgcgatcggctagtgtcccttccaaaaggtcatatctgcattaggggatactctttcattttataacagggcgccaatttccctttatttacaatttataatgtaacttccttccctttactggcagtcggtctggtcgccacatatatcattagactccctgaacctcagagaatcagtagggagagctgatatgactcttaaagcaggcaaacgtaagagataggagagggcaccgtaacaatatatatatatatatatttttttttttctttatttcttgtatttaattttatttatttactgttatttacgttttattatttttttttcttaatacCTAGAattggtaccacctctggtgcaagtgtagggacccatagcc
This sequence is a window from Procambarus clarkii isolate CNS0578487 chromosome 36, FALCON_Pclarkii_2.0, whole genome shotgun sequence. Protein-coding genes within it:
- the LOC138371790 gene encoding uncharacterized protein is translated as MGSPLGVLFANIYMGTIEQKALVGMNLKPAIYSRYVDSIFTQVPDVRRLREIKEAFEQNSVLSFTYEMEKDRKLPFLDVTVTERSGGFHAAVYTKETNIGICFNANSDCPDR